The DNA region CCCACTCACATTCGTCGGTGCCCTCGATGCCAAAGGGCCGGACGCCGGCCGACTTGGCGCGCAACGCCACCCGCTCGGCCGCGGCCTTGACCTGGCGCGAGGAGGTACCACTGCAGATGATCATGAAGTCGGCGAAGGTGCTGCGTTCAGCGAGGTCAATGACCTGGATATCCGAGGCCTTGGCGTCTTCGAGGGCGGCGATGGCGAGATCGCGCAACTGACTCGGGGAGAGCGTTTGCTGTTCAGTCAAGTACGGAGTTTGCTCTAGTAAAACCGGACTCTATTCTAACCCGTATCGCCGCCGGCATCATCACGCGAGCGACCCGGCAGGATGTCCGGTCTTTTCACCCGCCTCTGGCGTCGTACAGCCCGTGCTTGCGAATATAGGCCAGCACCGTGGCCGGCAGCAGGAATCGCGGGTCTCGGCCGGCCGCCAGCCGGTTGCGGATATCGGTGGAGGATATGGCCAGCTGGGTCACTTCCAGGTTGCGTACGCGGCCCGCCGGCTCGTTCATCAGCGCTGCAGTCGATCGCGCGCGACGCGGGGCCAGCTCCCGGGCCACGGCATCGGGATAACGTGGTCGGCTTCGCGGCCGCTTCATGACCACCAGGTGGGCGAGCTCAAACAGCTCGCGCCAGCGATGCCAGCCGGCAAGCTGGTTGGCGGCATCCTGCCCGAGACACAGTATGACCGGTGCATCCGCCGACTCGCGCCGGATCGAATGCAGCGTCTCGACCATGTAGGACGGCCCTTCGCGACGCACTTCGCGTTCGTCGACCGTCAGATCGGGATACGGTGCCAGCGCCAGCTCCAGCATGGCCAGACGATGATAGGCCTCGGCCCCGGTCAGGTCGCGGTGCGGCGGTTGCCCGGCGGGCAGAAGACGAAAGTCGTCGACATCGAGTTTTTCGCTGACCTCGGCGGCCGCCCGCAGGTGACCGTAATGCACCGGATCGAAGGTCCCCCCGAAAACGGCCGTGGCGCGATTCATGCCGCGCACATCCCGGCACGATTGGTCGCCAGACCAACGCACAGCCGTTCCAGGGCAACCCAGAATTCGCCCTGCCGGCTGGACTTGGACATGGCATCGAGATCGGCCAGCCGCGACTGCGCCTGGCGCACGATATCGGGCTGCAGACGGCGTGATGCTGCCATGAGTGGCTGCTGACGGCTTTTCCAGACGCCCAGCTCCGAAAAGGCCTGGGCCGGGGACATGTGGCGCGTCAGGGCCTGAAATGCCGCGATGCCCTGCAGCTCTCGCGCCAGCGCACCGACAATCAGGGGCATGGCCGTCTCGGCCTCGCGCAGCCCGCGAATCGACCGCACGGCCGCTCCCGGCTGGCCGGCCAACACCAGTTCAACCAGGCGAAAACTGTCGAAACGTGCGTTGTCGGCCACCGCTTCACGCACCTGCTCGAGCGCAATCGGCCCGGCCCCGAACAACAGGCCCAGGCGTTCTATCTCCTGGGCGGCGGCCAGCAGATTGCCTTCCAGGCGCTCGGCCAGGAAAGTGGCCGTGGCACGGTCGGCGCGCAAGCCGCGCGCCGCCAGACGGCGCGTGATCCAGTCTG from Wenzhouxiangella sp. AB-CW3 includes:
- the rsfS gene encoding ribosome silencing factor; translation: MTEQQTLSPSQLRDLAIAALEDAKASDIQVIDLAERSTFADFMIICSGTSSRQVKAAAERVALRAKSAGVRPFGIEGTDECEWVLVDLCDVVVHVMQPQARAFYNLEKLWSAPPAATHSAQA
- the nadD gene encoding nicotinate-nucleotide adenylyltransferase: MNRATAVFGGTFDPVHYGHLRAAAEVSEKLDVDDFRLLPAGQPPHRDLTGAEAYHRLAMLELALAPYPDLTVDEREVRREGPSYMVETLHSIRRESADAPVILCLGQDAANQLAGWHRWRELFELAHLVVMKRPRSRPRYPDAVARELAPRRARSTAALMNEPAGRVRNLEVTQLAISSTDIRNRLAAGRDPRFLLPATVLAYIRKHGLYDARGG
- the holA gene encoding DNA polymerase III subunit delta, with protein sequence MKLFPDKLSTRLEREIDPVYLVAGQEALSIEECCDAIRQAARRAEIAERIVLEADGRFDWSQLESSTETHSLFATRRLIEVRLPTGKPGREGGAALRAFVERGGDDVILVKCDEWDMKSERSAWVKALDGAGVYVPCWKIKPHQLPDWITRRLAARGLRADRATATFLAERLEGNLLAAAQEIERLGLLFGAGPIALEQVREAVADNARFDSFRLVELVLAGQPGAAVRSIRGLREAETAMPLIVGALARELQGIAAFQALTRHMSPAQAFSELGVWKSRQQPLMAASRRLQPDIVRQAQSRLADLDAMSKSSRQGEFWVALERLCVGLATNRAGMCAA